In Hydra vulgaris chromosome 06, alternate assembly HydraT2T_AEP, a genomic segment contains:
- the LOC136081588 gene encoding uncharacterized protein LOC136081588 — protein MSESKIDNNLINLDNNSLIWDTHLTHEQFTTFNFCIQNDYHIPDPLYKLYKEFKLKQISCTNTILEIDDSVPMPNESIVTIPFLNETIIQQVRVPNETTGQSSFLPNKTTNDCNQMPIKAIVQLSLTPIMLCTNHSNNDSDNDILPYPKIYTIKSKENRKKAQKYFVLTSQEAMQSKVNDEEKKKKKVAVAEEKKLKKQKEKENKAQQKQEKEIQKLSKKLAQLE, from the coding sequence ATGTCTGAATctaaaatagataataatttgataaacCTTGACAATAATTCTTTGATATGGGATACCCATTTGACTCATGAGCagtttacaacttttaatttctGTATTCAAAATGACTACCACATCCCAGATCccttgtataaattatataaagaatttaaactgAAACAGATTTCATGTACAAATACCATTTTAGAAATAGATGACTCTGTTCCGATGCCAAATGAATCTATAGTTACTATTCCATTTCTAAATGAAACTATTATTCAGCAAGTTCGTGTGCCAAATGAAACAACTGGGCAATCTAGTTTTCTTCCAAATAAAACCACTAATGATTGTAACCAGATGCCAATTAAAGCCATTGTTCAGCTTAGTCTGACACCAATTATGTTGTGTACAAACCATTCAAATAATGATAGTGACAATGATATTTTGCCTTATCCAAAGATATATACTATCAAGTCAAAAGAAAATCGAAAAAaggctcaaaaatattttgtattaacttCTCAAGAAGCAATGCAATCTAAAGTAAATGAtgaggagaaaaaaaaaaagaaagtcgcAGTAGCTGaagagaaaaaattgaaaaaacaaaaagaaaaagaaaataaagcacAACAAAAACAGGAGAAAGAGATACAAAAGCTATCTAAAAAGCTAGCTCAGTTAGAATGA
- the LOC136081124 gene encoding uncharacterized protein LOC136081124, with product MTNQRLDRVEKDIIDNSQKIKSIKSEITEIKESLNFHGKLIHKKKKKNNLVSYDTEKNFRNGNHKDNNEYMDMKKKLREMEDSSRRNNLRINGIKETENENWNVSKIKVKKSFEECLGLKDIKIERALRTGFRDKNKLRTIVLKLLGYKDKVEILKKSVMLKGKNIYINEDFCAETNKIRKTLREEMKVARQSGKYAFINYDNLVIRD from the coding sequence ATGACAAACCAGCGACTGGATAgagttgaaaaagatataattgacaatagtcaaaaaattaaatcgaTTAAATCTGAGATAAcggaaataaaagaaagtttgaACTTTCACGGAAAgcttattcataaaaaaaaaaaaaagaataatctTGTATCTTATGACACAGAGAAAAATTTTCGCAACGGAAACCATAAAGACAACAACGAATATATGGATATGAAGAAAAAGCTAAGAGAGATGGAAGACAGTTCCAGAAGAAACAATTTACGCATAAATGGAATAAAGGAAACAGAAAATGAAAACTGGAATGTAAGTAAAATAAAGGTTAAAAAATCATTCGAAGAGTGTTTGGGTTTGAAGGATATAAAAATTGAACGAGCGCTCCGGACTGGATTTAGGGATAAAAATAAACTCAGgacaatagttttaaaacttttgggtTATAAAGACAAAGTTGAAATCTTGAAAAAATCTGTAATgttaaaaggtaaaaatatatatattaatgaagaCTTTTGTgctgaaacaaataaaataagaaaaactttgAGAGAAGAAATGAAAGTTGCCCGACAATCTGGTAAATACGCTTTCATCAATTATGACAATTTGGTCATTCGCGattga